Part of the Ammoniphilus sp. CFH 90114 genome, CGATAATTTGATTTGGAAGGGTCTGGAACAATTCAGCTAGCTTATTCAGAAAAGGAACACCGTTCGGTAAAATCTCTGCTTCCCCTGAGCGAAATAGTAGACCGTCCTGTAATATCAATTCCACTCCAAGCGGGGTTCTTGAAGCTTGTACGTTAGTCTCGAGCTGATTCTCTTTAAGAAACTCCTGTACTTTCTTTGTTATTTCGTCTAGCTGCTCCTGATTTCTCTTTTGGATCTGTTGCTCTGAAACAGAAGTAGCTTGTCCGGTTTGGTCATTAGGTTCTTCCTTAACTTCTTCTCCTCTAACCATTTTCCCTTGAGTATCAAACTCTATAATGGACTGATTGTATTCAAAGGGAGCGTTATTCGTGAAAGACTCCAGGAAAGCCCGAAACTTCTTGGCGTCGAGTTCAGAGAAGGCAAACAAGAGAACGAAAAAAACGAGAATAAGAGTCATCAAATCAGAGAAAGTCGTCATCCACATAGGAGCGCCTTTGGGGGGGTCCTTCTTTTTCCTCCTCATTCCTCTTCCGCTCCTTTTACTTCCTCTGGTTTCTTTCTGGCTTCTGGAGGCAGATAGGAGGTCAACTTTTCCTCCAATACCTTAGGATTAATTCCAGAAGTAATCCCAATGATTCCCTCTATCATAACTTGTTTGACAAAGACCTCTTCTTCCGTATTTTGTGCAAGCTTATTCGCTATCGGAATAAAGATAAAGTTCGCTAATACAGAACCATAGAAGGTCGTTATCATGGCTACCGCCATGCTAGGGCCTAGACTAGCTGGATCACTTAAGTTCCGCAGCATTAAGACCAATCCAATCAGTGTACCGATCATCCCCCATGCCGGCGCCAATTCACCAGCCTTATCAAACATTGCTCTACCTCTACCATGTCGATCCTCTAAAGCCATGATCTCAGCATCTAAGATCCCTCGTAATGCATCTTGCTCTGTACCGTCAACAGCAAGTGTAATCCCTTTTTTGATGAAATCATCTTGCATCTCTTCCAATTGATCCTCTAGAGCCAGCAAGCCCTCTCTCCTAGCTGTAGATGCCAAGCGAACAAAATCATCAACAAGCTTGCTTAAATTATATTGTCTTGAAGTGAATACCTTTTTCATGATCGGAAACATCTTTTTCATTCCGTCAAGTTGAAAGGATATAAGCATAGAACAAATCGTTCCCCCGAAAACAATGAGTACAGAAGGAATATCAATGAATCCTGTTGCACCAGCTAAACCACCGGCTACTAAAATGGAGGCTACGAGTATCACGACTCCAGCCGCAAGACCGGATATGGTGGCTATATCTTTCTTTTGCATCTTTCTCTCTCCCTGTGGTGAGTTACCCTATCATCATACCATAACTCCTATCAATTAAATCGGCAGAATACGACATTTTCTTGAGAATTATTTTTTGGAGTTACAAAAAATAAAAAGAGGGTGATCTCCTTTATGGAAAACCCTCTCATTGACCTTTTCCTATAAGATTAGCTGATACGCATCTCGAGCCATGATTAATTCCTCATTAGTAGGAATAACCAAGACTTTCACTGGGGAGTATCGACTGCTGATAAAACGCTCACCTCGCTTCTGATAATTCGCTTCATGATCAAGATAGACACCGGCATATTCGAGTCCTGTACAAACCATCTCCCTGATTTCTGGACTATTTTCTCCAATACCAGCTGTAAATATGATTCCATCTACTCCATTCAGCCTAGCTAAGTAAAGACCAATGTGGGTATGAAGCTTCGTTGAGAATATATCGATGGCTAGTCGGCACCTCTCATCTCCATCGGCCGCTCCTTGTAGAACATCGCGGATATCATTAGACCTTCCAGATATCCCTAGAAGACCACTTCGTTTATTCAATACCTCAATAGCCCCATGGACATCTGTCTGTTGAATTTCTGCTATATACGGCACAATTCCAGGGTCGATGTTTCCACTGCGAGTTCCCATGCTGACTCCCGCCAGCGGTGTCATTCCCATGGAAGTATCATATGACTTCCCATTTCGTATAGCAGTAATGGATACACCATTACCAATATGGCAGCTAATCAAACGGAGCTTTTCCTTTGGAATTTCCATCATTTCTTCCGCGCGCTCCATAACGTAACGGTGACTAGATCCATGAAAACCGTACTTACGGATCTTATGGTTTAAATACAACTCATAGGGTATAGGGTAAATATACGAAGACGGGGGCATTGTCTGATGGAACGCTGTATCAAAAACAGCCACCTGGGGCAATCCCGGGAAAAGTTTTTCTGCCCATTCTATTCCCAACAAGTTTACGGGGTTATGCAAGGGAGCCAAAGGTGATAACCTGCGAATGATATCTTTTGTCTCCTCTGTTATAACAACCGACTGATCAAATTCTTCCCCTCCGTGAACGACTCGATGGGCCACCGCATCAATATGATAAGGACTCATTTGCTGAGCTATTTCTTCAATGTGACCTCCATAGGCTTCTTCGGTAACTTTTTCTATAACTCCTGATTCGAGAATAGACTTACTTGGCATTTCATATAGCTTATACTTTATGGATGAACTCCCGCAATTAAACAATAGAATGGTCTTCGGGCTCATCACACGCAATTCACGATAAGCATCCAACTCGATAACTTCAACTAGGTCTCCATTTTTTAAATTAGCAGCATTTCCTTCGTCCGTATCCACATGAAATTCCAAAACGTAATTGGGATCTACTCTGCATAGTACATTCTCAAGAATGACAGATCGTTCACCCTTTGTTTTTACGCTAACAATATCTTTATCCCTGACGCCAATACGGACTGCATCTTCTTCATCCATATGTATATGACGAACAGGCAGAATAACCCCTTCCGTTAACTCTACTCGTCCCTTTGTTCCTTCAATTATAATGCCTGGCGTATGGTCTAAATCACCGGAATCACGTACGGGAGGCTTGACACCAAGAACAAAGCTGTCTGTTTTCGATATCTCTAGCTGAGATCGCTTCCGCTCTGGCCCTAAGATCCGAACATGATGAATCTTTCCCTTTGGCCCCTCGATCGTTACGGTTTCCTCACAAGCGTACTGTCCCGGTTGTTTAAGGTCTTTCATCTTCTTTAATTGATAACCTTTACCGAATAGAATATCCACATGCTCTCTGGTTAAGTGAATATGACGATTTGAAATTCCAACGGGTACTTTCAAGACCAATCCCTCCGAACCCCATATCTTTTATTTCTCCCTATAGGATGTTCATTTCGGAAGGAATTTACGACAGATGTAAAAATGGGATATTTTCACATCACGAGAAAACATCTCCTTATCATGTGAAAATACCCCATTCTATTAATTTTTATGATCTGCTGGTTTAAAATAGTGATAAAGCTGGAATAACATTTCAGTAGCAATGATCAGTGGAACAATGACAACAAACATCGTGACCACTACATTATCCACGTCATGAAGCCAACTGGTAACTTCTAGATATTGATAGAGAATTATAAGACAAAAACCGGTGATTAGGGCGAAGAGACCCTTTTGCACATGCATTCTAGCCTGCTTGTTTTCCATAGAGTTTTCCTTCCCTCCTTGCCTTTGATTTCCTACTCTATAAATGAAGACGAAGGAAGGGAGGAAAAGGTTACACTAGTTTCGCATACTTTTACAATTGACTGATTAATGGATTTAACTCTAGCTTCCATCGATCGATTACACTCTCTCGGCTTAATAAAAATATAACGCCAAGTTGTTGCTCTTTCTGCTCTTTTCGCTTTACTCTAATCGTAGCCATAATTTCCTGCATTAGAAAATTATCTTTTGGACTAGAACCACTCTCTAGTGAGTGAATCTTTACCCCTTCAATTTGATCAAGTTGCTGCAATAATTTTTCTACTCTATCTGCTTCGTATTGATTAAGAAGAAGCTTAATAATACTCTCATCCTGCTCGTTGACTGCTGTAATAAACAATGACACCAACTCCTCAGGGCTGCCTTGCACGATTCGGTCGTGGAGAAGGCCTGAAGCTTTTGTAATCATGAGATCATGCCCTGGATCAGGTATAGCACGCCGATGTGTTGTACTGTCCTTAAAATGAATACAAAAGTGTCCAGGGAAGTTATTCCAAGAGATCGCTCCTCCCCCATGTGGCATTCCATGCATAGAGCCAGCGAGGGTTCTCCCTTCCGTTCGGACAAGGATCGCTCTTCGTTTCCAGCTCCATTTGCCATTATATATATCTTTCATTGTTTCTGTATCTGCAACTGTAATGGGCTGGACATCAGCATGCTGACTTCCTGCACGGCGCTGAACCATAAAGCGTAATCCGCTCTCGATATCGACAACTTCTGCATACCCTTTGCGTGGAAAAAGCTTTTCTGCTTCCTTCCAGGACACCGACTCCCCAAAGTGATGCTTTCTAAGCATGGAGAGATAAGAATGAATCTTCATTTTTGTTTCTGGTGGAAGTACGATCTTTACACCTGTTTCGACTTGGAATAAGTTATAGGCATAACTGATCATAAAGGTTTCTGTTTTTGTTCCTTTTTTTATCTCAACATAGGCAAAAGGGAGCTCAGGTGCATGCTTTGTAGAAACCTGTTTACCCTTAAGGATATCTCTCGCCAGCTCCTTGTTCTCAATATGAAGGCGGCTCTCAAACAAAGCATAAGGGGAGGATTTCACAATAAAAGTTAACTCATTTTTCTCCTTTCCTTCTGTTGGCATCGGGACAGAAACCATCAACAAAAGTAGGAGCGCTAAGGGTAAAACCAATCGCCAGATTTTCATGATCTTCCTCCTAAAAGGCGGTGCAATAGAAAAACCCCAGAAGTCCGGGATTCTTATTGTACATAAGGCAGAATTTTTGCTATTGCAGCTCTCGCCTCTTCCACTCTCCTGTCTACATCATGAATATCTCCATCCACCTCGGCTGGCGTTTGGAACTGATTGACCAACGTATTAAGCTGTCCTGGTAATTGGTCAACTAAAGGGATGGAATCGCTAAAATTTCGAGTATGAACAACATGTCTTACAAGAAAAGGCTGGTGAAACCTCAGTCGAGCACCTCCGTCATCAAGTTCACCTTCCATCACCTCTACGGGAACGCGCAGATAAATTGTTTCGCCGCCATCCCTTTCTAAGGCTGCATCGAAGTAGCCCTTATCATATTCCCAATTTCCGCCCAATACAAAGCCTTCTCTATTAAACGCATCTTCAATTTCACCGTAGGTGGCAACTTTACCTTCTATCTCAGACGGTACAGAAATCATAAATACAAATCACACCTTCCCTAAATTCAATTTCTCCTTATAATACATAGCTTTCCCAACATAAGGGTTTTCATGAAAGCTTCAATTTTTTCCTAACCAAACTCATCCCAACCACTAAAATGAAACCAAAACCAAGTACGAGGAGTAAAA contains:
- the motS gene encoding flagellar motor protein MotS; protein product: MRRKKKDPPKGAPMWMTTFSDLMTLILVFFVLLFAFSELDAKKFRAFLESFTNNAPFEYNQSIIEFDTQGKMVRGEEVKEEPNDQTGQATSVSEQQIQKRNQEQLDEITKKVQEFLKENQLETNVQASRTPLGVELILQDGLLFRSGEAEILPNGVPFLNKLAELFQTLPNQIIVEGHTDNQPISNLVFPSNWELSAARSSRVVRFFIERHKLKPDRFVAMGYADTRPVTGNGTPEGRQKNRRVVIAIAGLEK
- a CDS encoding MotA/TolQ/ExbB proton channel family protein translates to MQKKDIATISGLAAGVVILVASILVAGGLAGATGFIDIPSVLIVFGGTICSMLISFQLDGMKKMFPIMKKVFTSRQYNLSKLVDDFVRLASTARREGLLALEDQLEEMQDDFIKKGITLAVDGTEQDALRGILDAEIMALEDRHGRGRAMFDKAGELAPAWGMIGTLIGLVLMLRNLSDPASLGPSMAVAMITTFYGSVLANFIFIPIANKLAQNTEEEVFVKQVMIEGIIGITSGINPKVLEEKLTSYLPPEARKKPEEVKGAEEE
- a CDS encoding acetate/propionate family kinase; translated protein: MKVPVGISNRHIHLTREHVDILFGKGYQLKKMKDLKQPGQYACEETVTIEGPKGKIHHVRILGPERKRSQLEISKTDSFVLGVKPPVRDSGDLDHTPGIIIEGTKGRVELTEGVILPVRHIHMDEEDAVRIGVRDKDIVSVKTKGERSVILENVLCRVDPNYVLEFHVDTDEGNAANLKNGDLVEVIELDAYRELRVMSPKTILLFNCGSSSIKYKLYEMPSKSILESGVIEKVTEEAYGGHIEEIAQQMSPYHIDAVAHRVVHGGEEFDQSVVITEETKDIIRRLSPLAPLHNPVNLLGIEWAEKLFPGLPQVAVFDTAFHQTMPPSSYIYPIPYELYLNHKIRKYGFHGSSHRYVMERAEEMMEIPKEKLRLISCHIGNGVSITAIRNGKSYDTSMGMTPLAGVSMGTRSGNIDPGIVPYIAEIQQTDVHGAIEVLNKRSGLLGISGRSNDIRDVLQGAADGDERCRLAIDIFSTKLHTHIGLYLARLNGVDGIIFTAGIGENSPEIREMVCTGLEYAGVYLDHEANYQKRGERFISSRYSPVKVLVIPTNEELIMARDAYQLIL
- a CDS encoding YugN family protein, which gives rise to MISVPSEIEGKVATYGEIEDAFNREGFVLGGNWEYDKGYFDAALERDGGETIYLRVPVEVMEGELDDGGARLRFHQPFLVRHVVHTRNFSDSIPLVDQLPGQLNTLVNQFQTPAEVDGDIHDVDRRVEEARAAIAKILPYVQ